ataatgcttattattataaaatgattagcACTGAGTAAGCACTTAATCGTCAGATACTATTCTTATTCCAGTGGGTATTATTATGACTATTGgaattaatgtttgttttattctctccgcagcttttgaaatatttgaagaagcTCTCCACCTTGCCGATTACAGTAGACATTCTTGCGGTAAGAGTTGTGTAACTTTATATCCTATCCCCTTCCCACCGGAGAGAGTGTAGAGGTAAGGTTAAGAGCATAggcttttggccgggcgctgtggctcacgcctgtaatcctagctcttgggaggccgaggcgggcggattgctcaaggtcaggagttcaaaaccagcctgagcaagagcgagaccccgtctctactataaatagaaagaaattaattgggcaactgatatatatataaaaaaaaaaattagccgggcatggtggcgcatgcctgtagtcccagctacccgggaggctgaggcagaaggatcactcgagcccaggagtttgaggttgctgtgagctaggctgacgccacggcactcactctagcctgggcaacaaagcgagactttgtctcaaaaaaaaaaaaaaaaaaaagagcatgggctttggagcaaaagaaactagacacaaaaggctatgtgaaatgtccagaataggcaaatccataggcagaaagtagattaatggttgccggGGCCTGAGGGATTGGGAGGAACAGGATTTCTTTTtaaggtgatggaaatgttctggaattaggtagtggtaatggttgcacaatattgtgaGTGTTCTGGAATCcgttgaattatacactttagtTAAAATGGTGAGTTGTTATGtgacttttatttcaaaaaatttgaaagaattaacaTTGACTTTGGCATCAACTTGCCCGGGATTCAAATCCCAGTTATCTGAATTTTGTCTGTTTCTGTGTGAAATTGGGCTGATTCCTGCCTCACAGAGTTACTACAAAGACTGATTCAGATACTGTAAGCAAAGCTCTTAATAGTACCTAACATCTGCCATAATCACTCTTGTTGTTACTGTTAAAGTTCTAGAAGTGGTTTTCCTGTTCTGAACTTGGTGTGCTTCGCTACTATGTGTCATTAGGGATTTGGGACATAGGCACAGAGTAATTTAGTGTCGAGACTTGTATGTTTTAGGAAGGAAATGTTATTGCTTGTTGCGTTTCTCAAAGCAGGAGGCCTTATTTCTTTAGGAGAATGTCAGCCTAGTTCCATAACCCTCTAACAATTTCTTTGTCAAATTTGTAGGAGACTGGGGTTGGGAAAACAGTAAATAGCTTGCGGAAACATGAGCATGTGGGAAACTTTGCCAGAGACCTAGTGGCTCAGTGGAAGAAGCTGGTTCCAGTGGAACGGtaagaatcatttttctttagatttgTTCAACTTCATGGTTAAATCCAGTACTCAAAGTATTTACAGattgaaaactttttctttattattccttttctgccttcttatTGAAACTCTTGTTCAGGATGCCTTggtatagaggaaaaaaaaatttcttttgcctcaattataaaaataatccatgATCATTGTAGaatattagaaaacattaaaaaatataaatcaaaatctcTTATTTCTCAACAAGCCATGATTttgggaaataagaaaaaaaaatctcttatttctATCATCTAAAGATAAACATTATTAACAATTTGGTATGTTTCTTTCTAACCTCTTAAAAGGCATTTTTATATAGTTGTGAACTAGGTAAATAATTGGCAGCCCTTTTTTATATAACAAGTTAATCATGTCCCTGTGTTTAAAAACATCTTCAAATATTCATGCCTATAAGAAATTTGATCTTCTTTGTATGTTGCAGTTAAACTTGTCATTTCCCATTTGTGTTTTCCCAGTTTTAAAACTTGAGTAACTTCCTTTGTGactagagaaggaagaaaaaaattttttaaaatatacttgagTATCTTTAAGCATAACCCTTATAACAGCACGggtgtttaaaaaaggaaaaaaaaagcatagggCGGGtacagtggctgatgcctgtaatcctagcactctagaaagcagaggtgggtggattgctcaaggtcaggagttcagaacaagcctgagcaagatcgagacccgtctctactataaatagaaggaaattatctggacaacttaaaatatatagaaaacaattagctggaCATGAAGTATAACCCACTTACCTTCTTTCTAAGACCTTGTTGTTTCTAactctgaatctttttttttttcttttttgagacagactcttactctgtcaccctgggtagtggtgtcagcctaactcacagcaacctcaaactcgtgggctcaagcaatcttcttgcctcagcctcccaagtagctgggattacaggcctgcaCCATGaagcttggctaatttttctatttttagtatagatgggggctatcactcttgctcaggctggtctcagactcctgagctcaagcagtcctccctcctcggcctcccagagtgtcaggattataggcgtgagccactgtgtctggccctaACTCTGCATCTTCTTCATCTCTTTTGTGAATGCAGGTTCTATGACTTGTCCTCTGAACAAGGATTACACTGagatttgtatcttttttatctttctctttcattttagaaaCACTGAGCCTGATGAACAAGACTTTGAGAAGAACAACTCGCGAAAGCGCCGTCGGGATGCTCTTcagaaggaggaagagatggaggTGGACTACCAAGAGAACTGGAAAGCCTCTGGTAGCCGATCCTATAGCCCTAGCCCTGAGCACAGacagaaaaaacacagaaaagtctCAGAGCTCGAGAGACCTCACAAAGTGTCTCAGAGTCATGAGAGGAGAGACGAGCGAAAGAGGTGTCACAGGGTGTCACCAGCTTATTCCTCAGACCATGAATCTTCTGATTACGGTCACgttcagtcccctccatctcatACCAGTCCTCGCCAGATGTATGTGGACCATTACAGGTTCCCAGAGGAGGATCCTGAGCCCATTGTTTCACACCAGAAGCCTGGAAAAGGCCACAGTAATGCCTTTCAGGACAGACTGGGAGTCAGTCAAGAACGACACCTGGGTGAACCCCAGGGAAAAGGGGTTATGAATCAAAACAAGGAGCACAAATCTTCCCACAAGGAAAAGCGCCTCATGGATGCCAAGGGTGATGAGAGGTCTTCTGCTTTGAGCAGAGAGAAATCACACAAGGCCCTCTCCAAAGAGGAAAACCGAAGGCCGCCCTCAGGGGATAGCACAAAGGAGAAGCTGCCCTCAGGTGGtgtgaagaaagagaaggaaagagagggcaGCAGCATCAAGAAGAAGTGTTTGCCTCCTTTGGAGACTGCTTCAGACAACCACCTTAAAAAGCCAAAGCACAGAGACTCGGAGAAAaccaaatcagacaaaaacaagCAAAGTCTGGACAGCTTAGACATAGGAAAAGGAGACCTGTTGCCCAAGGTAAAAGAGAAGGTCTCTAACAACGTAAAGACTCAAGAGGGGAAAGTAAAAACTTCTAATTTGGATAGAAAGTCACTGGGCTCCTTCCCCAAAGGTGAGGATGCAGATATGGAGGACGAGTTCGAGCAGCCCACCATGTCTTTTGAATCCTACCTCAGCTATGACCAGCCccggaagaaaaagaaaaaagtggtgaAAACTTCAGCCTCAGCACTTGGAGCAAAAGGACTTAAAAAAAGTGATTCTAAAAGCACTAGTAAAAAGTTGGACTCAGTTCAGAAATTACCTAAGGTGAACGAGAACAAGTCCGAGAAGCTGCAGCTGGCTGGAGCCGATTCAGCCAAGCTGAAAAAGGTAACCCCTTCATCCCCAGGTGGCTTCCTGGGTCCTCCCTGGCACTAAACAGGGAGGCTTGCTTTTACATGGCCTATTGAATTTCAAGTTGTAGTAATTTCCTCTGGGCCTTGCTAGCTGTCAGGGCAGATGGTACCCCAGATAAGAATTTTCTGGGCTgagtgtggtagctcacacctgtaatcccagcactttgggaggccaagatgggaagattgctcaaggcctggagtttgagaccagcctgggcaacatagtgagactccatctgttcaaaaagtaaaaaaactagccatgtgtggtggcgtgagcctatagtcccagctactcgggaggctgaggcaggaggatcacttgagtctaggagttcaaggttatagtaagctgtgatcacaccagtgcactccagcctgggagacagagtgagaccctgtctcaaaaaacaaaacaaaacaaaaaaagtccaaaaaaacGTTCCAAGGTATCCTATTGTGATGGGCCCATCTGTCAGACATTACTGTGCCCCCCTCCAGCCTGGATCTGCTGGGAAGCGTGCCTGGGTGACACTCCTAGGAATTGACTGTAGGAAGGAAAACTGTGCTCCTACTCACTGGCTCTCCACTCACGAGCCTGTCCTCTGCAGGTCCCTGATGTGTTGCCAGTGTTGCCAGACCTCCCGCTACCCATGGCCAATTACCGTCCACTGCCTTCCCTTGAGTTGATGTCCTCCTTCCAACCAAAGCGAAAaggtaattttcttattttaaatggtaaaaggatttaaaaattcattcatgatCTATCACATACTATCATATTTTTGATACATTTCTAAAAGCATAGGCCCTGGAGATTGAtggcttgggtttgaatcccagacTCTGGTTTCTATAAGTTATATGACCCTTagtaatatctttatttcttttggatctCTCAGTTTCATATTCTGTAAATGGGAGTATAATGGTATCTGCCTTATAGTGTTCAGTTTAGTGGATTCAAaagtgtagtggctcacacttataatcttagcactctgggtgggaggctgaggcaggaggatcgcttgaggccaggagatcgagaccagcctgagcaaggttgagaccctatttctacaaaaaatagaaaaattagctgggcatggtggttcatgcctgtagtcccagctactggggaggcttgaggtaggaggagcacttgagcccaggaatttgaagttgcagtgagctgtgatgatgccactgcactccagcctgggtgatagagtgagaacctgtctaaaaaaaaaagtgatagtaATGCCAGTAAAGCTTTTAGCTCTGGGTTTTTCATAGTAATTGTTCAATAAATCTTAGCTACTGCTGTTATTAGCAGCCCTTTAATTCTATAAGTGTTAACTATCATAttcatcttaaagaaaaaaatatctaattttaatgGCAAAAGAATTAGAAGCCacataagtgtccatcagcaaGAGACTAACATAAATCATGGTTCATCCACACAGTGGCATCCTGTGCCTCtgtaaaaaaaatgtggaaattctttttttaatttatttttcctctttaaaaattttttagggctgggcgtggtggctcacgcctgtaactctagcactctgggaggccaaggcgagctgattgctcaaggtcaggagtttgagaccagcctgagcaagagtgagacttcgtctctactataaatagaaagaaattaattggtcaactaaaaatatattgaaaaaataagccaggtgtagtggcgcatgcctgtagtcccagctattcgggaggctgaggcagaaggattgcttgagcccaggagattgaggttgctgtgagctaggctgatgccatggcactctagcctgggcaacagagtgagactgtctcgaaaaaaaaaatttttttttttttagaatagaaTTAGGGGAGTACAAGTTGGAAAGTCTTTATATATGGACATGGAACAATCTCgaaaatgtgataaataaaaaCAGTGCTGTGTGTAGTATGTTATTAATTGGTTGAAGTCTCTGGCAGGATCCACAGGAAACTGGTAGCATGGGTTGCCTTTGAAAGAAGTTGGAGGCTGAGGACTGGGGTGGAAGGAGAATTTTTACCGTATCACTTAGAGCCTTCTGTAATTTCCTTTTGGGTTTTTCTTGCGCAGTAGCATTCTCTTCACCCCTGGAAGAAGAAGAAGCTGGATTCACTGGACGCAGAATGAATTCCAAAATGCAGGTGTATTCTGGTTCCAAGTGTGCCTATCTCCCCAAAATGATGACCTTGCACCAGCAGTGCATCCGGGTACTTAAAAACAACATCGATTGTAAGTCACATGCTTCTCTCTAGCTCTCAAGCACATTGTAGCACTGAGACCTTATCACTGGGTGGTTTGGCCGCTATTCAATGCTTTCACCTTTGATTTCTCTGCAGCAATCTTTGAAGTGGGAGGAGTCCCATATTCTGTTCTTGAACCTGTTTTGGAAAGGTGTACACCTGATCAGCTATATCGTATAGAGGAATACAATCATGTGAGTATCCTGTTTGGGTGAGAAGAGAGCAGTTTTCTGGCTGTGTCTCCAGAAATAGCTTCAGCCCCATGACTCTGCTATGGTTGAAGGACGGAGCAGTGGTCAGAGCATTGTTCTGGGCATGTTTGGTTGCCTCTGGGCCTTTAAAGAAGTGTGTTATTAGCACCTGCTCCTGGCATCATAAGTGGACATCTTGGGCATTCAAATTGGGGCCGGGGGGCCGTTCCAACACCTCCCTTGAGCCTAGTCGTAAAGGTCAAGGGAGAATTCTGACAGCGGAGCACCTGGGATGCAGGACAGGGACAGTTCTTTGTATAGACACTCAGGTAAATACAAAACAGTATGGCTGGGTGTCTCAGTATCTCCTAGAGGCATGAGATCTATCCAGAAATCCTTCTTGTGGTGTGGATACGCTGCTCATTTGGTCATATTAGAGAGAGAATTAGCTGTGTCTCTCTCATTCTGAGAGCTCTATAGCTCAACATCCTTCTCAGGTGGCCTCCTTGCCATCACAGTTCAGTGTCACACTGGGTAGTATCTAATTCATCTTCATCCCAGCTCTACCCTcttctgatatttcttttttattttagcgtattatgggggtacaactcttctgatttttctaaaggaaaagacTAATCTTAAACTAATTTTTTGTGTTATCTTCTGTCACAATCACCTGAAAGCAACTAGCGTAGTGCctcacacttaaaattttttaaatttagtgatTTGGTTTTTTGTAGAATTgtagtattttaatataaagtgaCCATGAAGACCAAAAAATCATTAGGAAAGTGTTTATTCCTAGATGATTagagaatggagaaaagatatATAAGAACACATGTATATAAGCAGTGTCCTGGCTCTGATTTCAGGTGTTAATTGAAGAAACAGATCAATTATGGAAAATTCATTGTCACCGAGACTTTAAGGAAGAAAGACCAGAAGAGTATGAGTCCTGGCGGGAGATGTACCTGCGGCTTCAGGATGCCCGAGAGCAGCGGCTACGACTGCTAACAAAGAACATCC
This region of Microcebus murinus isolate Inina chromosome 2, M.murinus_Inina_mat1.0, whole genome shotgun sequence genomic DNA includes:
- the ELOA gene encoding elongin-A isoform X1, giving the protein MAAESALQVVEKLQARLAANPDPKKLLKYLKKLSTLPITVDILAETGVGKTVNSLRKHEHVGNFARDLVAQWKKLVPVERNTEPDEQDFEKNNSRKRRRDALQKEEEMEVDYQENWKASGSRSYSPSPEHRQKKHRKVSELERPHKVSQSHERRDERKRCHRVSPAYSSDHESSDYGHVQSPPSHTSPRQMYVDHYRFPEEDPEPIVSHQKPGKGHSNAFQDRLGVSQERHLGEPQGKGVMNQNKEHKSSHKEKRLMDAKGDERSSALSREKSHKALSKEENRRPPSGDSTKEKLPSGGVKKEKEREGSSIKKKCLPPLETASDNHLKKPKHRDSEKTKSDKNKQSLDSLDIGKGDLLPKVKEKVSNNVKTQEGKVKTSNLDRKSLGSFPKGEDADMEDEFEQPTMSFESYLSYDQPRKKKKKVVKTSASALGAKGLKKSDSKSTSKKLDSVQKLPKVNENKSEKLQLAGADSAKLKKVPDVLPVLPDLPLPMANYRPLPSLELMSSFQPKRKAFSSPLEEEEAGFTGRRMNSKMQVYSGSKCAYLPKMMTLHQQCIRVLKNNIDSIFEVGGVPYSVLEPVLERCTPDQLYRIEEYNHVLIEETDQLWKIHCHRDFKEERPEEYESWREMYLRLQDAREQRLRLLTKNIQSAHANKPKGRQAKMAFVNSVAKPPRDVRRRQEKFGTGGAAVPERVKIKPAPYPTGNSHALASTGSSNSFNPSPEEPAYDGPSTSSAHLAPVVSSTVSYDPRKPTVKKIAPMMAKTIKAFKNRFSRR
- the ELOA gene encoding elongin-A isoform X2 produces the protein MAAESALQVVEKLQARLAANPDPKKLLKYLKKLSTLPITVDILAETGVGKTVNSLRKHEHVGNFARDLVAQWKKLVPVERNTEPDEQDFEKNNSRKRRRDALQKEEEMEVDYQENWKASGSRSYSPSPEHRQKKHRKVSELERPHKVSQSHERRDERKRCHRVSPAYSSDHESSDYGHVQSPPSHTSPRQMYVDHYRFPEEDPEPIVSHQKPGKGHSNAFQDRLGVSQERHLGEPQGKGVMNQNKEHKSSHKEKRLMDAKGDERSSALSREKSHKALSKEENRRPPSGDSTKEKLPSGGVKKEKEREGSSIKKKCLPPLETASDNHLKKPKHRDSEKTKSDKNKQSLDSLDIGKGDLLPKVKEKVSNNVKTQEGKVKTSNLDRKSLGSFPKGEDADMEDEFEQPTMSFESYLSYDQPRKKKKKVVKTSASALGAKGLKKSDSKSTSKKLDSVQKLPKVNENKSEKLQLAGADSAKLKKVPDVLPVLPDLPLPMANYRPLPSLELMSSFQPKRKVAFSSPLEEEEAGFTGRRMNSKMQVYSGSKCAYLPKMMTLHQQCIRVLKNNIDSIFEVGGVPYSVLEPVLERCTPDQLYRIEEYNHVLIEETDQLWKIHCHRDFKEERPEEYESWREMYLRLQDAREQRLRLLTKNIQSAHANKPKGRQAKMAFVNSVAKPPRDVRRRQEKFGTGGAAVPERVKIKPAPYPTGNSHALASTGSSNSFNPSPEEPAYDGPSTSSAHLAPVVSSTVSYDPRKPTVKKIAPMMAKTIKAFKNRFSRR